The DNA window GTGAACATCTACCCGGCCGAGATCGAGACCGTGCTGATCACCCATCCGAAGGTCGAGGACGTCGCGGTCTTTGGTCTGCCGCACCCCGATTGGGGTCAGGAAGTGAAGGCCGTCGTCCAGCCCGTCGCCGGAATCGAGGGCAACGACGAACTCACTGCCGAGCTGATGTCCTTCGCCGCAACCCAATTGGCCAAGTACAAAATGCCACGCTCCATCGACTACATGGACGAACTCCCTCGCGACCCCAACGGCAAGCTCTACAAGCGCAAAATCCGCGACCGCTACATCCCGGCGTAGTACCCCACGAAACCGGCCCCGCTGTCGCATGCGGCGGGGCGGTTTCGTTCGCACCCCGAGCCCATGGGTGACACCAATTGGTGTGCCGAGAGCTACGCGGAGCGGATCGAACGAACTACCGCCGCAACGGCATATGCCCGTCCGGATCGATGAAAGTGCGGCCGAACATGCCGACCTGAGCTTCTCAGGTCGGCGGTGTGTGCGGATCAGACGTCCTCGCGGAGTTCTGGGGCGAGGCCGAAGAGGGGGAACAGCTTTGCGGTATCGAGGAAGAAGTTGAGGCCGGCGATGGTGCCGCCGTCCAGTTCCAGCACCGTGATCGACCACGGAACCCACACGCCCGCTTCGGTTTCGTGTGGTTTGTAGTGGCCGAAGGCGGGGTGGCCGTTGGCGCCCGCCAGGGGGATCATGCGGGAATCGCGGCAGCCGCTGCCGGTGCCGAGCATGAATGCGGCCACGTTCTCGGGGCCGGAGATCCACAGGTCGAACGGCGGCATGGACAGTGCCACATCGGTTTTCAGCAATGTGGTCAGTGTGTCCATGTCGTAGGCCTCGAAGGCCTTGACGAAATCGTCGACGAGTTTGCGCTGGTTGCCGTCGGTCTCGTCGTAGGTGTCGGTGGCTGCGGGCTGGACCTTCGACATGGTCGCCCTTGCGCGCTGCAGCGCGCTGTTCACCGAGGCGGGTGACATGGTGAGTGCCTCGGCCGTCTCGCTGGCCGAGAAACGCAGCACCTCCCGCATGATCAGGATCGCGCGCTGGGTCGCGGGCAGGTGCTGACAGGCCGCGACGAAGGCCAGCCGCAAGGTGTCCTTGGCGGAGGCGTGCTCGGCCGGATCCGACCCGAAGGCCAGTCCGTTCGGGATCGGCTCGATCCAGACGTAGTCCGGCTGCGGCGCGGGCAGTTGCGAATCCGGCCGCGACGGTCCGGATAGATCCATCGGCCTGGCCCGGCGCTGCGGGCCGTCGAGCATGTCGAGGCAGACATTGGTGGTGATCTTGTACAGCCAGGAACGCAGGCTGGCGCGGCCCTCGAACGAGTCGTAGGACTTCCATGCGCGGGTGAAGGTCTCCTGCACCGCGTCCTCCGCTTCGAAGGACGAGCCGAGCATGCGATAGGCGTAGGCGCACAGCTCCCGCCGATGTCCTTCGAAGGACTCGAGGACATCCGGACTGAGGCCGACGGTGGAGCCGGACGAGTCGTTCATAATCGTCACCCTGCCACAGGGGACCGACACATCCCAGACCTTTAGGGGCCCCGATCAAGCGCAGCCGGACAGCGTCCGTCAATAGTCCCTTGCGCTTGGGCGAGCGCAGGCGAGACCGCCGCCTACCAGGGGAATCAAGATCATCGGAACCGTTGCGCCAGCTTGTGCCCGGGTTCACAGCGGTCGCCGCGATGAGTTTCGTGCGGTCGGTCCGTCTGAATCTATAAACCGCCGAAGACGACGTAAGGACCGCCCATGCCGAGCAAGATGATCTTCATCAATCTCCCCGTCGCTGACCTGGGCCGGTCCAAGAATTTCTACCAGGCGATCGGCTGGAAGGTGAATCAGGATTTCACCGATGAGAATGCCGCCTGCATCGTCATCGACGACAACATCTGCGCCATGCTGCTGACAAAGGACTTCTTCACGACCTTCACCAAGCGCCCGATCGCCGATACCGTCTCGGAAATCAGCTCGGCGTATGCGTTGTCGCTGGCCAGCGCGCAGGAGGTCGACGCGCTGACCGAGGCCGCACTGGCCGCGGGCGCGACCGAGGAAGTCAACGAGGACAGGCGAGCCGAAGAGGCTCAGGTCGGCATGTTCGGCCGCACCTTCATCGATCCGGACGGCCACCAGTGGGAGCCCTTCTGGATGAACTATCCCGGCAGCGACTGACGGCACGGCCGCGCCCCGACACGGGAAGTGCCGGGGCGCAGGGGGATTCAGCTGCCGGTGAAGGTGGGCTTGCGCTTTTCGGCGAAGGCCTTCGGGCCCTCCTTGGCATCGGCCGACCGGAAGACCGCCATGCCGAGTTTGGCCTCGATCTGGAAGGCGTCCTCTTCGGGCATGGCCTCGGTCTCCCGGATGGTGCGCAGAATCGCCTGCACCGCGAGGGGGCCGTTCGCCGCGATCTGCTCGGCGAGTTCGAGGGCCTTGTCCAATGCGGTGCCGTCCGGGACGACATGCCCGATCAGCCCGATCTCCTTGGCCTCGGCGGCGGTGATGTGTCTGCCGGTCAGCAGAATGTCCGCGGCAACGGTGTAGGGGATCTGGCGGACCAGCCGAACCGCCGAGCCGCCGAGCGGGAACAGGCCCCAACGCGCTTCGGATACACCGAATTTCGCGCCTTCGGCGGCCACTCGGATATCGGTGCCCTGCAGGATCTCGGTGCCGCCGGCGATGGCCGGGCCCTCCACTGCCGCGATCAGTGGTTTGGTGAGCCGGCGGCCCTTGAGCAGCGCCTCCAATTTGGTCGGATCGAAGCTGCCCGCGCTGGCGTCGCCGGGGTGCCGGGCGGTCATCGCCTTGAGGTCCATGCCCGCGCAGAACGCACCGCCCGCGCCGGTCAGGATCGCGACGCGGATATCGGGGTCGTTGTCCACCTGGTCCCAGGCGTCGCGCATGATCGCCATCATCTCGGCCGAGAGCGCGTTGCGGGCCTCGGGGCGATTCATGGTGACGATGAGGACGTGATCGCGCTTCTCGACGAGGCAATCTGGCATTACTCGATCTCCTGACTCTCCAGGGGGAGGCAGGCCGGCGGAGCCGGCCGGGGTGGGCAAACTCAGGGGGAGGCAGGCCGGCGGAGCCGGCCGGGGTGGGTAAACTCAGCCTTGTCAGAAACAGTAACACGTTCTATTTTTAGGTCTGTGAGCTACAACATAGCGGACCTAGTCGAACATGCCATCGATCTGATGCCCGACCGCGTAGCGCTGGCCGACGACGGCCGCGAGGTGACTTACGCGCAGCTGGAGGAACGGGCCAATAAGCTCGCCAACTACCTGCTGGAACAGGGTGTCCAACCGGGCGACAAGGTGGGCATCTATTCACGCAACACGGTCGAGGCCGTCGAGGCCATGGTCGCGATCTTCAAGGCGCGCGCCGTGATGATCAACGTGAACTTTCGATATGTCGAGAACGAGTTGCAGTACATCTTCGACAATTCGGATATGGTCGCGCTGATCCACGAGCGCCGCTACAGCGACCGGGTGGCCGGGGTTCGTCGGAATACGCCCTTGCTGAAAACGGTCATCGTCGTGGACGACGATACGACCGGAACCATCGCGACCGCAGCGGATTCGGTGGAATACGAAACGGTGCTGGCGCAGTCCTCCGGCGAGCGAAACTTCGGTGCGCGTTCGGGCGACGACATCTTCATGCTCTACACCGGCGGCACCACCGGCCTGCCGAAGGGCGTGATGTGGCGGCACGAGGACTGGTGGCGCGTGCTCGGCGGCGGCATCAACTTCCTCACCGGCGAATACGTCGAGGACGAATGGCATCAGTCCAAGCTGGGCGCGGGCAATCCGCAGATGGTCCGGTTCCCGATTCCGCCGATGATCCACGGTGGCTCACAGACGGCGACCTTCCACAGCCTGTTCGACGGCGGCAAGGCCGTGATGATCCCGGAGTTCACCGGACACGGCGTGTGGCAGCACATCGATCGCCACAAGATCAACCTGATCTTCATCACCGGAGACGCCATGGCCCGGCCGATGGTCGACGCACTGCTCGAGGGCAATCCGGAAACCGCTGCGCCGTACGATCTTTCGAGTCTGTACGTGATCGCCAGCAGTGCCGCGCTGTTCTCGCCGA is part of the Nocardia sp. NBC_00565 genome and encodes:
- a CDS encoding sigma-70 family RNA polymerase sigma factor, yielding MNDSSGSTVGLSPDVLESFEGHRRELCAYAYRMLGSSFEAEDAVQETFTRAWKSYDSFEGRASLRSWLYKITTNVCLDMLDGPQRRARPMDLSGPSRPDSQLPAPQPDYVWIEPIPNGLAFGSDPAEHASAKDTLRLAFVAACQHLPATQRAILIMREVLRFSASETAEALTMSPASVNSALQRARATMSKVQPAATDTYDETDGNQRKLVDDFVKAFEAYDMDTLTTLLKTDVALSMPPFDLWISGPENVAAFMLGTGSGCRDSRMIPLAGANGHPAFGHYKPHETEAGVWVPWSITVLELDGGTIAGLNFFLDTAKLFPLFGLAPELREDV
- a CDS encoding VOC family protein — protein: MPSKMIFINLPVADLGRSKNFYQAIGWKVNQDFTDENAACIVIDDNICAMLLTKDFFTTFTKRPIADTVSEISSAYALSLASAQEVDALTEAALAAGATEEVNEDRRAEEAQVGMFGRTFIDPDGHQWEPFWMNYPGSD
- a CDS encoding crotonase/enoyl-CoA hydratase family protein gives rise to the protein MPDCLVEKRDHVLIVTMNRPEARNALSAEMMAIMRDAWDQVDNDPDIRVAILTGAGGAFCAGMDLKAMTARHPGDASAGSFDPTKLEALLKGRRLTKPLIAAVEGPAIAGGTEILQGTDIRVAAEGAKFGVSEARWGLFPLGGSAVRLVRQIPYTVAADILLTGRHITAAEAKEIGLIGHVVPDGTALDKALELAEQIAANGPLAVQAILRTIRETEAMPEEDAFQIEAKLGMAVFRSADAKEGPKAFAEKRKPTFTGS
- a CDS encoding acyl-CoA synthetase, yielding MSYNIADLVEHAIDLMPDRVALADDGREVTYAQLEERANKLANYLLEQGVQPGDKVGIYSRNTVEAVEAMVAIFKARAVMINVNFRYVENELQYIFDNSDMVALIHERRYSDRVAGVRRNTPLLKTVIVVDDDTTGTIATAADSVEYETVLAQSSGERNFGARSGDDIFMLYTGGTTGLPKGVMWRHEDWWRVLGGGINFLTGEYVEDEWHQSKLGAGNPQMVRFPIPPMIHGGSQTATFHSLFDGGKAVMIPEFTGHGVWQHIDRHKINLIFITGDAMARPMVDALLEGNPETAAPYDLSSLYVIASSAALFSPTLKDKFLELLPNRMITDSIGSSETGFGGLAVVAKGANHTGGPRVKIDAATAVLDDDGNPVEPGSGKVGFLARKGHIPVGYYKDEAKTAATFKEINGIRYSIPGDYARVEEDGTVTMLGRGSVSINSGGEKIYPEEVEGALKCHPDVFDALVVGVPDERWGQRVVAVVQCRDDKRPTLEELRPVLTQEIAPYKLPRSLWFVDQIKRNPAGKPDYRWAKSQTEERPADEHAEATSK